The Ooceraea biroi isolate clonal line C1 chromosome 1, Obir_v5.4, whole genome shotgun sequence genome has a window encoding:
- the LOC109610706 gene encoding uncharacterized protein LOC109610706 yields the protein MAECLEELEPPVSPTGSINSVQSCSNSTALSLSHLPPIKLPPFDGNYEDWEQFRDRFTALISENKDLSQFAKMHYLTSRLKSRASDCIANIPVIAENFDVAWKTLTARYESKRRLLSLHLSTLLNLMALPRESASDLQATK from the coding sequence ATGGCGGAGTGCCTCGAGGAGCTGGAGCCCCCTGTAAGTCCCACTGGTTCGATCAATTCTGTACAATCGTGCTCAAATTCAACCGCGCTGTCGTTATCGCATTTGCCGCCAATCAAATTACCGCCATTTGACGGAAATTATGAAGACTGGGAACAGTTTCGCGATAGGTTTACCGCTCTTATTAGTGAGAATAAAGATCTCAGTCAGTTCGcgaaaatgcattatttaacgTCACGTTTAAAGAGTCGCGCCTCCGATTGCATTGCTAACATCCCAGTAATCGCCGAAAATTTTGATGTCGCGTGGAAGACGTTGACTGCGCGTTACGAAAGTAAACGTCGATTACTCAGTCTCCATCTCTCCACGTTGCTCAATTTAATGGCACTCCCACGTGAGTCTGCCTCCGATCTACAAGCGACAAAGTAG